The following coding sequences are from one Musa acuminata AAA Group cultivar baxijiao chromosome BXJ2-4, Cavendish_Baxijiao_AAA, whole genome shotgun sequence window:
- the LOC135608713 gene encoding monosaccharide-sensing protein 2-like, protein MSDSKLIHVEELLHPAKMRRALSFAIVAAIGNFLQGWDQATLSGSLTYIRQEFRLEDEPIIDSLINTIPLIGAAIITVFSGALSDRFGRRPMLIISSVFYIAGGVLTIWCPDVYILLLARLVFGFGIGLAVAFVPAYITEVSPSEMRGLLSTLPQLTGTTGTTVAYDVDFGMSLQSQPSWRLLFGGILFLSIVYFVFTVFFLPEAPTWLVSKGRMEEAKHALQRLRGREDVSGEMALLAEGVGVTATELPVEQESTGVKDMNMPYRPKRRIAWVRRPATERSLLGSVLDPVRIRWKRRASNEQADVEKNPPREGESYASDDMYTPLLSDHGTNGGGDPKRVILCMEAVSGSQKHCVLVIPEGDASETDQCVEAKASVSQHPSRPALVPPCGGLKHVLFLCIGMQILQQVKQNETHNQFSGINGVLYYTPQILEQAGVGIILSKLGLSSVSASLLISSVIFTLQLPCILVAMRLMDVSGRRSLLLGTIPLLIASLLLLVLVNMVDLGAIAHAALSTVSVVVYMCCFVMGFGPIPSIICSEIFPTRVRGKCIAACSVTAWLCSIVVAFTLPLMQRAVGLSGVCGAYAFDCLVSLGFIFFLVPETKGAVMPP, encoded by the exons ATGTCAGATAGCAAGCTAATACACGTCGAAGAACTCCTGCACCCTGCAAAGATGCGGAGAGCTCTTTCTTTCGCCATTGTTGCTGCGATCGGTAACTTCCTGCAGGGATGGGATCAGGCCACCTTGTCAG GTTCTCTTACTTACATAAGGCAGGAGTTTAGGCTGGAGGACGAGCCTATTATTGACAGTCTAATTAACACCATCCCTCTCATCGGCGCCGCCATCATCACGGTGTTCTCAGGAGCGCTCTCAGATCGGTTTGGCAGACGGCCGATGCTAATTATCTCCTCAGTTTTCTACATCGCTGGTGGCGTTTTGACGATATGGTGTCCCGACGTATACATACTGCTCTTGGCAAGGCTGGTATTCGGGTTTGGGATTGGTTTGGCCGTAGCTTTCGTCCCGGCTTACATAACTGAGGTATCTCCATCGGAGATGAGGGGCTTACTGAGCACCCTTCCACAGTTGACGGGCACGACGGGGACGACTGTGGCGTATGATGTGGATTTCGGGATGTCATTGCAGAGCCAACCTAGTTGGAGATTACTGTTTGGAGGCATCCTATTTCTTTCCATCGTGTACTTCGTTTTCACGGTGTTCTTTCTGCCGGAGGCACCAACATGGCTCGTCAGCAAAGGACGGATGGAGGAGGCCAAACACGCTTTGCAGAGACTACGCGGAAGAGAAGATGTGTCAG gagaaatggctcttttggcTGAAGGTGTGGGAGTTACTGCAACTGAGCTCCCCGTGGAGCAGGAGTCGACTGGTGTGAAGGACATGAACATGCCATATCGTCCAAAGAGAAGAATCGCTTGGGTTAGACGACCAGCAACGGAACGTAGTCTTCTTGGAAGTGTCCTTGATCCTGTtcggatcagatggaagcggcgtGCAAGTAATGAGCAAGCCGATGTGGAGAAGAACCCTCCCAGGGAGGGCGAGTCCTATGCCTCTGATGATATGTACACTCCATTGCTCTCAGACCACGGAACAAATGGAGGAGGAGATCCCAAAAGGGTCATTTTGTGCATGGAAGCTGTGTCTGGATCGCAGAAACATTGCGTGCTTGTCATTCCTGAAGGTGATGCCTCAGAAACAGATCAATGTGTCGAAGCCAAAGCATCGGTGAGCCAGCATCCAAGTCGGCCAGCTTTGGTTCCACCCTGCGGCGGACTCAAACATGTATTGTTTCTCTGTATTGGGATGCAAATTCTTCAGCAGGTAAAACAAAACGAGACACATAATCAG TTTTCTGGCATCAACGGCGTCCTTTATTACACTCCACAAATTCTTGAGCAAGCTGGAGTTGGGATTATTCTCTCAAAACTGGGACTCAGCTCTGTTTCAGCATCTCTGCTCATCAGCTCTGTTATATTTACGTTGCAGCTCCCGTGCATACTTGTTGCCATGAGGCTCATGGATGTCAGCGGAAGAAG GAGTCTTCTGCTGGGTACGATCCCCCTGCTGATCGCGTCGCTTCTTCTTCTGGTTCTGGTGAACATGGTGGACTTGGGCGCAATCGCACATGCGGCGCTCTCCACCGTCAGCGTGGTGGTGTACATGTGCTGCTTCGTCATGGGGTTCGGACCCATCCCCAGCATCATCTGCTCGGAGATCTTCCCGACGCGCGTCCGCGGGAAGTGCATCGCCGCGTGCTCCGTCACCGCGTGGCTCTGCAGCATCGTCGTCGCCTTCACGCTGCCCCTCATGCAGCGCGCTGTGGGCCTCTCCGGCGTCTGTGGCGCGTACGCCTTCGACTGCCTCGTATCGTTGGGTTTCATCTTCTTCCTCGTTCCTGAAACGAAGGGCGCGGTGATGCCACCTtga